In the Chroicocephalus ridibundus chromosome 15, bChrRid1.1, whole genome shotgun sequence genome, one interval contains:
- the TBC1D13 gene encoding TBC1 domain family member 13, translating to MSRLHQSRIADFQEVLGEPTVALAKLRDLCFSGIPFDGGLRCLCWKILLNYLPLEKALWSPLLKKQRDLYSQFLKEMIIQPGIAKANLGVSREDVTLEDHPLNPNPDSRWNTYFKDNEVLLQIDKDVRRLYPDMAFFQRPTDYPCLLILDPQNEFETLRKRVEQTTLKSQTVARNRSGVTNVSSPLKTTPNALNEYEVLPNGCEAHWEVVERILFIYAKLNPGIAYVQGMNEIVGPLYYTFATDPNSEWKEHAEADTFFCFTNLMAEIRDNFIKSLDDSQCGITYKMEKVYSTLKEKDVELYLKLQEQNIKPQFFAFRWLTLLLSQEFLLPDVIRIWDSLFADDKRFDFLLLVCCAMLTLIRDQLLEGDFTLNMRLLQDYPISDVHLILKKAKELQDSK from the exons ATGTCGCGGCTGCACCAGAGCAG GATCGCGGACTTCCAGGAGGTGCTCGGCGAACCCACGGTGGCTCTGGCCAAGCTCCGCGACCTCTGCTTCAGCG GAATTCCCTTTGATGGTGGGCTGCGCTGCCTGTGCTGGAAG ATACTCCTGAACTACCTCCCTTTAGAGAAAGCCTTATGGAGCCCTTTGCTGAAGAAACAGAG GGATCTGTATTCCCAGTTCCTAAAGGAAATGATTATCCAGCCTGGGATCGCCAAAGCCAACCTGGGTGTTTCAAGGGAAGATGTGACCTTAGAAGATCAT CCCCTCAATCCAAATCCAGACAGTCGATGGAATACTTACTTCAAGGATAACGAAGTGCTTCTCCAGATAGACAAAGATGTCAG GAGGCTGTACCCTGACATGGCATTCTTCCAGCGCCCAACAGACTACCCCTGCCTTTTAATCCTGGACCCCCAAAATGAGTTTGAGACGCTGCGCAAGCGGGTGGAGCAGACCACACTCAAGTCACAGACGGTGGCACGAAACCGCAGTGGGGTTACAAAT GTGAGCTCCCCTCTTAAAACGACACCGAATGCTCTAAACGAGTACGAAGTTCTGCCCAATGGCTGCGAAGCTCACTGGGAAGTGGTGGAGCGAATCTTGTTCATCTACGCCAAGCTGAACCCTGGGATAGCGTATGTTCAGGGGATGAACGAAATCGTAGGGCCGCTTTATTACACCTTTGCTACAGATCCTAACAGCGAATGGAAAG aacACGCTGAAGCAGACACGTTTTTCTGCTTTACCAATCTAATGGCTGAAATTCGGGACAACTTCATTAAGAGCCTGGATGATTCTCAGTGTGGCATTACCTACAAAATGGAGAAGGTCTACTCTACCCTGAAGGAAAAAGATGTGGAGCTGTATTTGAAACTG CAAGAACAGAACATCAAACCCCAGTTCTTTGCCTTCCGCTGGCTGACGCTGCTCTTGTCCCAAGAGTTTCTGCTGCCAGACGTCATCCGCATCTGGGACTCCCTCTTTGCTGATGATAAGCgctttgattttcttctgctcGTCTGTTGTGCCATGTTGAC ACTAATCCGGGATCAGTTGCTGGAAGGAGACTTCACTCTGAACATGAGGCTGCTACAG GATTATCCTATCTCTGATGTTCATCTGATTTTGAAGAAGGCAAAGGAACTTCAAGATTCCAAATAG
- the ENDOG gene encoding endonuclease G, mitochondrial: protein MLRGRWLLPGASLALGAGLGAALTARRRPRGDAAEGLLARLPVVPAVAAAGPPALPGSSELTKYGLPGLAQLRSRESYVLCYDPRSRSALWVIEQLNRETLSGTSDRAACDFLEDDSVHEYHRATNADYRGSGFDRGHLAAAANHKWSQKAMRDTFYLSNVAPQVPHLNQNAWNNLEKYSRSLARNNKNVYVCTGPLYLPRMEADGKMYVKYQVIGKNNVAVPTHFFKVLILEKESGEIELRSYVMPNSPVDEKIPLERFLVPIESIERASGLLFVPNILKRTSNLKAITAGSKR, encoded by the exons ATGCTGCGGGGCCGCTGGCTGCTGCCCGGCGCCTCGCTGGCCctgggcgcggggctgggggcggccctcaccgcccgccgccggccccggggcgaTGCGGCGGAGGGGCTGCTGGCCCGCCTGCCCGTGGTGCCCGCCGTGGCGGCCGCCGGTCCGCCGGCGCTGCCGGGCTCCAGCGAGCTGACCAAGTACGGGCTGCCCGGGCTGGCGCAGCTGCGGAGCCGCGAGTCCTACGTGCTGTGCTACGACCCGCGGAGCCGCAGCGCCCTGTGGGTCATCGAGCAGCTCAACCGGGAGACCCTCAGCGGCACCTCCGACCGCGCCGCCTGCGACTTCCTGGAGGACGATTCGGTTCACGAGTACCACCGAGCCACCAACGCCGACTACCGCGGCAGCGGCTTCGACCGCGGGCACCTGGCCGCCGCCGCCAACCACAAGTGGAGCCAGAAGGCCATGAGGGACACCTTCTACCTCAGCAACGTGGCCCCGCAG GTTCCTCATTTAAACCAGAATGCCTGGAATAACCTTGAGAAGTACAGCAGAAGCCTGGCAAGGAACAACAAGAACGTCTATGTCTGCACAGGACCCCTCTACCTGCCCAG GATGGAGGCCGATGGGAAGATGTACGTCAAGTACCAGGTGATTGGGAAGAACAACGTGGCCGTCCCCACCCATTTCTTCAAGGTGCTCATCCTGGAAAAGGAGAGCGGGGAGATCGAGTTGCGCTCTTATGTGATGCCCAACAGCCCTGTGGATGAGAAAATCCCGCTGGAGCGGTTCCTGGTTCCCATCGAGAGCATTGAGCGAGCCTCGGGGCTCCTCTTTGTCCCAAACATCTTGAAGAGAACAAGTAACTTGAAAGCCATCACAGCTGGAAGCAAGCGTTGA
- the ZER1 gene encoding protein zer-1 homolog, giving the protein MASDSPESLMTLCTDYCLRNLEGTLCYLLDNETLRLHPDIFLPSEICDKLVNEYVELVKTDSVFEPHESFFTLFSDPRSTRLARIHLREQIVQDQDLEAIRKQDLVELYLTNCEKLTAKSLQTLVSFSHTLISLSLFGCCNIFYEEENPGGCEDDCLVNPTRQVLVKDFTFEGFSRLRFLNLGRLIEGVNVETLLRPLASLAALDLSGIQLNDVGFLTQWKDSLVSLVLYNMDLSEEHIQVIAQLRKLRHLDISRDHLSSYYKFKLTRRVLNLFVENLVNLTSLDISGHTMLENCTIPSMEEKMGQTSIEPAKSSIAPFRGLKRPLQFLGLFETSLCRLMHIPAYKVSGDKNEEQVLNAIEAYTEHRPEITSRAINLLFDIARIERCSQLLRALQLVITALKCHKDDKNIQVTGSAALFYLTNSEYRMEQSVKLRRQVIQVVLNGMESYQEVTVQRNCCLTLCNFSIPEELEFQYRRVNELLLNILNQSRQDESIQRIAVHLCNALVCQVDNDHKEAVGKMGFVMTMLKLIQKKLADKTCDQVMEFSWSALWNITDETPDNCEMFLNYSGMKLFLECLKEFPEKQELHRNMLGLLGNVAEVKELRPQLMTSQFISVFSNLLESKADGIEVSYNACGVLSHIMFDGPEAWGICEPHREEVVKRMWAAIQSWDINSRRNINYRSFEPILRLLPQGISPVSQHWATWALYNLVSVYPDKYCPLLIKEGGIPLLKDMIKMASARQETKEMARKVIEHCSNFKEENMDTSR; this is encoded by the exons ATGGCATCTGACAGCCCCGAGTCGCTAATGACCTTGTGCACAGATTATTGTCTTCGCAATTTGGAGGGGACTCTCTGCTACCTACTGGACAATGAAACACTCCGGCTCCATCCCGACATCTTCTTGCCAAGCGAGATTTGTGACAAACTTGTCAATGA GTACGTGGAATTGGTGAAGACGGACAGTGTCTTTGAACCCCATGAAAGCTTCTTCACCCTGTTCTCAGACCCCCGGAGCACCAGGCTGGCTCGGATCCACTTGCGGGAACAGATTGTGCAGGACCAGGACCTGGAAGCCATCAGGAAGCAG GATCTTGTTGAGCTCTACTTGACTAACTGTGAGAAGCTGACAGCCAAGAGTCTGCAAACGTTGGTGAGCTTCAGTCACACACTTATCTCCCTTAGCCTCTTTGGCTGTTGTAATATCTTCTATGAGGAGGAGAACCCTGGAGGCTGTGAAGATGACTGTTTGGTGAACCCCACTCGCCAGGTCTTGGTCAAGGACTTTACTTTTGAAGGCTTTAGCCGCTTGCGCTTCCTGAACCTGGGCCGCTTGATCGAAGGGGTAAATGTGGAGACGTTGCTTCGGCCTTTGGCCTCCCTTGCAGCTCTAGATCTCTCTGGGATCCAGCTGAACGATGTGGGATTTCTGACCCAGTGGAAGGACAGTCTGGTTTCCTTAGTGCTTTACAACATGGACCTTTCAGAGGAGCATATCCAAGTGATCGCACAGCTTCGCAAGCTCAG GCACTTGGATATCTCCCGAGACCATCTGTCCAGTTATTACAAATTCAAGCTGACCCGGCGGGTTCTAAACCTGTTTGTGGAAAACTTGGTAAACCTCACTTCGCTCGATATCTCAGGGCACACCATGCTGGAGAACTGCACTATCCCAAGCATGGAGGAGAAGATGGGCCAGACAAG taTTGAGCCAGCAAAGAGCAGTATTGCTCCCTTCCGGGGTCTGAAACGACCACTCCAGTTCTTGGGCCTTTTTGAAACATCTCTCTGCCGCCTGATGCATATTCCAGCCTACAAG GTGAGTGGAGACAAGAATGAAGAGCAAGTCCTGAACGCTATTGAGGCTTACACTGAACACCGGCCAGAAATCACTTCCCGGGCCATCAACCTCCTTTTTGACATTGCCCGTATCGAACGTTGCAGCCAGCTGCTGCGAGCCCTTCAG CTGGTGATCACAGCCCTCAAGTGCCACAAGGATGACAAAAACATCCAGGTGACAGGCAGCGCCGCGCTGTTCTACTTGACCAACTCCGAGTACCGCATGGAGCAGAGTGTAAAGCTGCGGCGCCAGGTCATCCAGGTGGTGCTGAATGGCATGGAGTCCTACCAGGAAGTCACA GTACAGCGAAACTGCTGCCTGACACTGTGTAACTTCAGCATTCCTGAGGAGCTGGAGTTCCAGTACCGCCGAGTCAACGAGCTGCTGCTGAACATCCTCAACCAGAGCCGGCAGGATGAGTCTATCCAGCGCATTGCTGTGCACCTCTGTAATGCTCTGGTCTGCCAGGTGGACAACGATCATAAAGAAGCTGTGGGCAAGATGGGGTTTGTCATG ACAATGCTAAAGTTGATTCAGAAGAAGTTGGCTGATAAAACG TGTGATCaggtgatggagttctcctggaGTGCCCTCTGGAACATCACTGATGAGACCCCCGATAACTGCGAGATGTTCCTTAACTACAGTGGCATGAAATTGTTCTTGGAGTGCTTGAAA GAGTTCCCCGAGAAACAGGAGCTGCATCGCAATATGCTGGGCCTCTTGGGCAATGTAGCAGAGGTGAAGGAGCTCCGCCCACAGCTCATGACCTCCCAGTTCATCAGTGTGTTCAG caacctgctggagagcaaagcagaTGGGATTGAGGTATCCTATAATGCCTGTGGTGTGCTCTCCCATATCATGTTCGATGGTCCAGAGGCTTGGGGTATATGTGAGCCCCACCGAGAGGAAGTTGTAAAGAGGATGTGGGCGGCCATCCAGAGCTGGGATATCAACTCCAGGAGAAATATCAATTACAG GTCATTTGAACCAATCCTTCGACTTCTTCCACAAGGGATCTCCCCAGTCAGCCAGCACTGGGCTACCTGGGCACTGTATAACCTGGTCTCTGTCTACC